A genomic stretch from Hydrogenimonas urashimensis includes:
- a CDS encoding tRNA threonylcarbamoyladenosine dehydratase: protein MRFERCRMLFGEDHEKLAKAKILLLGVGGVGSFCLDCLFRTGIEKITIVDYDIFDETNMNRQIGSEAVGALKVKRLAELYPTITPIVAKVDAGWIEQFDFTPYDLVLDAIDDIRAKIALAHKVWPKLISATGGARKIDPTKIEIDSIWKTHGDPFARKIRYELKKSGFKGDFLALFSPETPKCTTKGSFVGVTGAFGLAMCSAAVQKILG, encoded by the coding sequence ATGCGTTTCGAACGTTGCCGGATGCTTTTTGGAGAAGACCACGAAAAACTTGCAAAAGCGAAGATTCTGTTGCTGGGGGTCGGGGGCGTAGGAAGCTTCTGCCTCGACTGTCTCTTTCGCACCGGCATCGAGAAGATCACGATCGTCGATTATGACATCTTCGACGAGACGAACATGAACCGGCAGATCGGCAGCGAAGCGGTGGGAGCCCTCAAAGTCAAACGTCTGGCGGAGCTCTACCCCACTATCACACCGATCGTGGCGAAAGTGGATGCCGGTTGGATCGAACAATTCGATTTCACCCCTTACGACCTGGTACTCGACGCCATCGACGACATCCGCGCCAAAATCGCCCTGGCCCACAAAGTGTGGCCCAAACTGATCAGCGCCACCGGCGGCGCCCGAAAGATCGACCCGACCAAAATCGAGATCGACTCCATCTGGAAAACCCACGGCGATCCTTTTGCGCGAAAGATCCGCTACGAGTTGAAAAAGAGCGGTTTCAAAGGGGACTTTCTCGCACTTTTCAGCCCGGAAACACCCAAATGTACCACCAAGGGAAGCTTCGTCGGCGTTACCGGCGCCTTCGGCCTGGCGATGTGCTCGGCCGCCGTGCAAAAGATTCTGGGCTAA
- the surE gene encoding 5'/3'-nucleotidase SurE, which yields MKRILITNDDGFESPGLHALAEALRPLGHVTIVAPTLEKSACGHSLTLTRPLRFVELDDDFFKLDDGTPTDCVYLGKYALFDENRLPDLVVSGINKGANMGEDITYSGTAAGAMEAVLQGIPGVAVSQVCGGYGCREIDELGYELAKEAAYVVCKKILDEGFPLTERRFLNINVPPISPNECRGYKITKAGYRLYGNDAQVHRNPRGEEYYWLGLHPLRWVPDENRLCDFEAIKEGYVSITPVQLDLTSYEDLKRLEGWIG from the coding sequence TTGAAACGGATTCTCATCACCAACGACGACGGCTTCGAATCGCCGGGGCTTCATGCGCTCGCCGAGGCGTTGCGTCCTCTTGGCCATGTCACGATCGTCGCGCCCACCCTCGAAAAATCGGCCTGCGGCCACAGTCTCACCCTGACCCGTCCGCTTCGTTTCGTGGAGCTCGACGACGACTTTTTCAAACTCGACGACGGGACGCCGACAGACTGTGTCTACCTTGGCAAATACGCCCTGTTCGATGAAAACCGGCTGCCCGACCTGGTGGTCAGCGGCATCAACAAAGGGGCCAACATGGGAGAAGACATCACCTACTCCGGGACGGCTGCCGGTGCGATGGAGGCGGTGCTGCAGGGCATTCCCGGCGTGGCCGTCAGTCAGGTATGCGGCGGTTACGGTTGCCGGGAGATCGACGAACTCGGCTACGAATTGGCCAAAGAGGCGGCTTACGTCGTCTGCAAAAAGATTCTTGATGAGGGTTTTCCGCTGACGGAGCGGCGTTTTCTCAATATCAACGTCCCGCCCATCTCCCCCAACGAGTGCCGGGGTTACAAAATCACCAAAGCCGGCTACAGGCTCTATGGCAACGACGCCCAGGTCCACCGCAACCCCCGGGGCGAAGAGTACTACTGGCTGGGACTCCATCCGCTGCGATGGGTCCCCGACGAAAACCGGCTCTGCGATTTCGAAGCGATCAAAGAGGGCTACGTCAGCATCACCCCCGTTCAGCTCGATCTGACCAGTTACGAAGATTTGAAGCGACTGGAGGGGTGGATTGGATAA
- a CDS encoding HAMP domain-containing protein, translating to MRQIILLAFGVIILMSLFAYGFAFKGFSDAAKSAEAIKHTDTLVSRITTLEKNLLESVHLIDNYVITGNDTYFRQYHTKKDAIEKRIKSLKKTTEDKILRKQLDLLQDEIVQYFQIVERIKHDSATIAEEITEKIMLTLDEMHNHVLKLQKKTIEEANSKIFAMKSMILLVAGGSIALAVFLALYISRFISKNLQTVQDAAHDLASSDGDLTKRIPVIGNNEIGQMAKQVNLFIEKVQRTIKESKENGSENASVAAELSATALESRKARRGRSVFDRRYIQNRRECVQRSQKYGRYRQ from the coding sequence ATGAGACAAATCATCCTGTTGGCATTCGGCGTTATCATTTTGATGTCGTTGTTTGCATACGGTTTTGCTTTCAAAGGTTTTTCGGATGCAGCAAAAAGCGCGGAAGCAATCAAGCATACGGATACGCTGGTATCCCGTATCACGACATTGGAAAAAAATCTGCTGGAATCTGTGCACTTGATCGACAATTATGTCATAACCGGAAACGATACCTATTTTCGTCAATATCATACAAAAAAAGATGCAATTGAGAAGAGAATAAAATCATTGAAAAAAACCACCGAAGACAAGATATTGCGCAAACAGCTCGATTTGCTTCAAGACGAGATTGTGCAATATTTTCAAATTGTCGAACGTATAAAACACGATTCTGCGACGATAGCTGAAGAGATCACAGAAAAAATCATGTTGACACTCGATGAAATGCACAACCATGTTCTAAAGCTACAAAAGAAGACCATCGAAGAAGCGAACAGTAAAATATTTGCAATGAAATCCATGATCCTGCTTGTAGCCGGCGGCTCGATCGCCCTTGCCGTTTTTCTGGCTCTGTATATAAGCCGTTTTATTTCAAAGAACCTCCAAACAGTCCAAGATGCCGCCCACGACCTGGCAAGCAGCGACGGTGACTTGACAAAACGGATCCCTGTCATCGGTAACAATGAAATTGGACAGATGGCAAAGCAAGTGAATCTCTTCATTGAAAAAGTTCAACGTACCATTAAAGAAAGCAAAGAAAACGGAAGCGAGAACGCATCCGTCGCGGCCGAACTTTCCGCTACCGCACTGGAGAGTCGGAAGGCGCGCCGAGGACGAAGCGTCTTTGATCGCCGATACATCCAAAACCGCCGAGAATGCGTTCAACGATCTCAAAAATACGGTCGG